One window of the Microvirga mediterraneensis genome contains the following:
- a CDS encoding SIMPL domain-containing protein has protein sequence MRLAAVAALAALSLAAPALAQTPTPRQPTISVMGTGEAELKPDFARIHVTVATQADTVAQATSANNNATERVLARIQGLGIKREDIRTANFQVFQTPQQVGPDGKEAKTPKFSANHQLRITTRDLDGVGRLAGEILASGDMTFQAVTFGLDRQEEGGDKAREAAVRDARRQAEVYATAAGVSLGRLLEIRDGSAQPFEPQPDMRMSMAMAKGAESVPIVPPATIRYTANVQLVWEMAGKP, from the coding sequence ATGCGCCTTGCCGCCGTCGCCGCCCTTGCGGCCTTGAGCCTCGCCGCCCCGGCGCTCGCCCAGACGCCCACGCCGCGCCAGCCGACGATCAGCGTCATGGGAACGGGCGAGGCGGAGCTGAAGCCGGACTTCGCCCGCATCCACGTGACGGTGGCAACCCAGGCCGACACCGTCGCGCAGGCCACCTCCGCCAACAACAATGCGACGGAGCGGGTCCTCGCCCGCATCCAGGGGCTCGGCATCAAGCGGGAGGACATCCGGACCGCGAACTTCCAGGTCTTCCAGACGCCGCAGCAGGTCGGCCCGGACGGCAAAGAGGCGAAGACGCCGAAATTCTCGGCCAACCATCAGCTGCGGATCACCACCCGCGATCTCGACGGCGTCGGGCGCCTCGCCGGCGAGATCCTGGCCAGCGGCGACATGACCTTCCAGGCCGTCACCTTCGGCCTCGACAGGCAGGAAGAAGGCGGAGACAAGGCCCGCGAAGCCGCCGTGCGCGATGCCCGCCGCCAGGCGGAGGTCTATGCCACCGCCGCCGGTGTTTCGCTGGGCCGCCTGCTGGAGATCCGGGACGGCTCCGCCCAGCCCTTCGAGCCGCAGCCCGACATGCGCATGTCCATGGCGATGGCCAAGGGCGCCGAATCGGTCCCGATCGTGCCGCCGGCGACCATCCGCTACACGGCTAATGTCCAGCTCGTCTGGGAAATGGCCGGGAAGCCCTGA
- a CDS encoding polyamine ABC transporter substrate-binding protein: protein MFRLLASVALGLGLVTAAAAQERVVNVYNWSDYVDPKALDEFTKQTGIKVVYDTYDNNEIVETKLLAGKSGYDIVVPSGPFLQRLIGAKVFQKLDKAKLPNLANQWPEVTQRLAVFDPGNQYAVNYMWGTTGIGLNVKKVKEILGDMPLNTWDLVLKPEVASKLKACGIYMLDSPEDLFPGVLAYLGLNPDSKRTEDLNKAGDALFRVRGNIQKFHSSEYINALANGDICVAVGYSGDMIQAKNRAAEAKNGVEVGYVIPREGALMWFDSFAVPADAKNVAEAHEFINFMMKPEIAAMNSNFVSYASGNLAAKQHIDKAILDNPGIYPDEATMKRLFTNTAYDERSQRTVTRLWTKVKTGR from the coding sequence ATGTTCCGTCTTCTCGCTTCGGTTGCCCTAGGCCTCGGCCTTGTCACCGCCGCCGCCGCCCAGGAGCGCGTGGTCAACGTCTATAACTGGTCCGATTACGTGGACCCGAAGGCGCTGGACGAGTTTACGAAACAGACCGGCATCAAGGTGGTCTACGACACCTACGACAACAACGAGATCGTCGAGACCAAGCTTCTGGCCGGCAAGTCTGGCTACGACATCGTCGTGCCCTCGGGCCCGTTCCTGCAGCGGCTGATCGGCGCCAAGGTGTTCCAGAAGCTCGACAAGGCGAAGCTGCCGAACCTCGCCAATCAATGGCCGGAGGTGACGCAGCGTCTCGCCGTGTTCGATCCGGGCAACCAATATGCCGTCAACTACATGTGGGGCACCACCGGCATCGGCCTCAACGTGAAGAAGGTGAAGGAGATCCTCGGCGACATGCCGCTCAACACCTGGGACCTGGTGCTGAAGCCGGAGGTCGCCTCCAAGCTGAAGGCCTGCGGCATCTACATGCTCGACAGCCCCGAGGACCTCTTCCCCGGCGTGCTGGCCTATCTCGGCCTCAATCCGGATTCCAAGCGCACGGAGGACCTGAACAAGGCGGGCGACGCCCTGTTCCGCGTCCGCGGCAACATCCAGAAGTTCCACTCGTCCGAATACATCAACGCGCTCGCCAACGGCGACATCTGCGTGGCGGTGGGCTATTCGGGCGACATGATCCAGGCCAAGAACCGCGCCGCGGAAGCCAAGAACGGCGTCGAGGTCGGCTACGTCATCCCGCGCGAGGGCGCCCTGATGTGGTTCGACAGCTTCGCGGTCCCGGCGGATGCCAAGAACGTGGCCGAGGCGCACGAATTCATCAATTTCATGATGAAGCCCGAGATCGCCGCCATGAACTCGAACTTCGTGTCCTACGCGTCCGGCAACCTCGCGGCCAAGCAGCATATCGACAAGGCGATCCTCGACAATCCCGGCATCTATCCGGACGAGGCCACCATGAAGCGCCTCTTCACCAACACGGCCTATGACGAGCGCTCGCAGCGCACCGTCACCCGCCTCTGGACCAAGGTGAAGACCGGCCGTTAA
- a CDS encoding aminotransferase — MNRLFANLPTTVFEVMSSLARETGAINLGQGFPDDPGPEDVRRAAADAVLNGYNQYPSMMGIPELRTAIAAHYKHWQGVDLDANSEVMVTSGATEALAGAILGIVEPGDEVVLFEPMYDAYLPLVRLAGGVPKFVTLQPPHFRLTEEALAKAFSPKTKAVVFNNPLNPTATVFSNEDLNLLAEFCRKFDAIAISDEVWEHVVFDGRRHQPVLGLEGMRDRSVKIGSAGKIFSLTGWKVGFVAAAPHIMKVLAKSHQFLAFTTAPNLQAAVAYGLAKDDSYFEGMRTNFARSRDRFTEGLRTLGFDVIPSQGTYFVNIDIAPLGETDDVAFCRRLVMEHGVAAIPVSAFYAEGAVKNVVRFCFAKKDSTLDAGLERLAKAIKKAA; from the coding sequence ATGAATCGACTGTTCGCCAACCTGCCCACCACCGTTTTCGAAGTCATGTCGAGCCTTGCCCGGGAGACCGGGGCGATCAATCTCGGTCAGGGCTTTCCGGACGACCCCGGCCCCGAGGACGTGCGGCGGGCGGCGGCGGATGCGGTGCTGAACGGCTACAACCAGTACCCGTCGATGATGGGCATCCCTGAGCTGCGCACGGCCATCGCGGCCCATTACAAGCATTGGCAGGGCGTCGATCTCGACGCGAACTCCGAGGTCATGGTGACGTCCGGCGCGACGGAGGCGCTCGCAGGCGCGATCCTCGGTATCGTGGAGCCGGGCGACGAGGTGGTGCTGTTCGAGCCCATGTACGACGCCTATCTGCCGCTCGTGCGGCTGGCCGGCGGCGTGCCGAAATTCGTCACCCTGCAGCCGCCCCATTTCCGCCTGACCGAAGAGGCGCTGGCGAAGGCCTTCTCGCCCAAGACCAAGGCCGTGGTGTTCAACAACCCGCTCAACCCGACCGCGACCGTGTTCTCGAACGAGGATCTGAACCTGCTTGCGGAATTCTGCCGGAAGTTCGACGCCATCGCGATCTCGGACGAGGTCTGGGAGCACGTGGTCTTCGACGGCCGCAGGCACCAGCCGGTTCTGGGGCTGGAGGGCATGCGCGACCGCTCTGTGAAGATCGGCTCGGCCGGAAAGATCTTCAGCCTCACGGGCTGGAAGGTCGGATTCGTGGCCGCCGCGCCGCACATCATGAAGGTGCTGGCGAAATCGCACCAGTTCCTCGCCTTCACCACGGCGCCGAACCTGCAGGCCGCGGTGGCCTATGGGCTCGCCAAGGACGACAGCTATTTCGAGGGCATGCGGACGAATTTCGCCCGCAGCCGCGACCGCTTCACCGAAGGTTTGCGGACCCTGGGCTTCGACGTGATCCCGAGCCAGGGCACCTATTTCGTCAACATCGACATCGCGCCCCTAGGCGAGACCGACGACGTCGCCTTCTGCCGCCGCCTCGTCATGGAGCACGGCGTCGCGGCGATCCCGGTCTCGGCCTTCTATGCCGAGGGCGCGGTGAAGAACGTGGTGCGCTTCTGCTTCGCCAAGAAGGATTCGACCCTCGATGCCGGGCTGGAGCGGCTCGCGAAGGCGATCAAAAAGGCGGCCTGA